In one window of Tubulanus polymorphus chromosome 3, tnTubPoly1.2, whole genome shotgun sequence DNA:
- the LOC141901737 gene encoding uncharacterized protein LOC141901737 — translation MPVVAQEDGTPLVAPRMKFILPGNENSSGFSGEMNVADSPLNNTYSIDSPLTSTFICDDNEENINPNNNKQSSIKSVPRLELSDDECDMVTESAPENTESILGGLAKTTPRLGRFFSEPDL, via the exons ATGCCAGTAGTTGCGCAGGAAGATGGCACTCCCCTTGTTGCTCCcagaatgaaatttattctTCCAGGT AATGAGAATTCATCAGGTTTCTCAGGGGAAATGAATGTAGCAGATAGTCCACTAAACAACACATACAGCATCGATTCGCCGCTTACATCGACGTTTATCTGCGACGACAACGAAGAGAATATCAATCCGAACAACAAtaaacaatcatcaataaaatcagttcCACGATTAGAACTGAGCGATGATGAATGCGATATGGTGACAGAATCGGCGCCAGAAAATACCGAATCAATATTAGGCGGATTAGCGAAAACAACTCCACGTTTGGGACGATTTTTCTCTGAACCAGATTTATGA
- the LOC141901137 gene encoding chromosome-associated kinesin KIF4A-like: protein MSGDKVIPVKVAVRCRPLIPKEVSDGCQQCLYFVKGEPQVIVGSNRPFTFDYAFSAETSQEDVYDSAVNGLLRGLFNGYNATVLAYGQTGSGKTYSMGSSYHPEDAPDSSTLGIIPRVVKSLFKQANEDVDHEFSVRVSFLELYNEDIIDLFVPAERRETMVLREDPINGIKIPGLKEMSVHNLQETMDLLRQGSVGRTTGATAMNSQSSRSHAIFTIHVDQFNKLDQNDIWKAKFHLVDLAGSERVKKTMATGDRFKEGVNINKGLLMLGNVISALGCERGKSTHIPYRDSKLTRLLQDSLGGNSHTLMIACVSPADNNMEETLNTLRYADRARKIKNKPVVNRDPQAAEILRLRQLVQELQMRNITVDLSSNSEVTEKPGTSHYSSNSNLGKLKSLEEENMKLSHELQLAVAQNAVMCEKVINLEMTRDTLNEKIKSLRNQAQVDIHALNSSLINGDTTQMNEQLERIKGIQTQISELQNTSVPEIKLTDETMNDQISHNYTVSDSKNHALRQAELSRKLQELNKLLATKQELADQISLNDSHMDDMRTKYEETMKQLEENVTKLQAEKVQLEFELKQAKANTSSNKVAENRRKRLQELEAELQKLRKKIAEQNKLVKMKEQSDKQVKKLDIDIKGLKVHRVKLMKQMKEEGDNFRKWKQEKDREVMQLKAKDRKREYQIAKLVQRNEQQKKVLQRKSEEAAAANRRLKEALNKQQRTLEEKRSTKSEAGSIGTRIRKWLNEEIEVLVSVEEAQHHLNELREDRKELTNQLQALNERQDTINTEPPPSKRKTIDGRNEHGQSNDNNIGKQITDIKQDIDLRNAQIQDLQQKILDADQDDDKNKSRWSNVNSMLEAKCAMKHLLQNCVTTTGENARLKSQIANLVSAKSEACRNSAKLEEQLKLAEQEHHENLLILQRDNEQKMLYLLCELKSEKSAMNNQSSDEALKMRCQIQEEAIEKLKDLHDELQKKTAECELLKKVDIHEIAAC, encoded by the exons ATGTCTGGTGATAAGGTTATACCGGTTAAAGTGGCCGTTCGATGTCGACCACTCATACCAAAAGAAGTATCAGATGGTTGTCAGCAATGTCTCTATTTTGTCAAAG gAGAACCACAGGTAATTGTTGGTAGTAATCGTCCATTCACGTTTGATTATGCATTCAGCGCTGAAACATCACAGGAAGATGTTTATGACTCGGCTGTTAATGGTCTTCTAAGAGGACTTTTCAATG GGTATAATGCGACTGTATTGGCGTATGGACAAACCGGTAGTGGTAAAACTTATTCAATGGGAAGTAGCTATCATCCTGAAGATGCGCCTGATTCTTCTACTCTTGGTATCATTCCTAGAGTTGTGAAGTCATTATTCAAACAAGCTAATGAAGACGTTGACCATGAATTTTCTGTGCGAGTGTCATTTCTTGAA ttGTATAATGAAGATATAATAGACCTGTTTGTGCCAGCTGAGAGACGTGAAACAATGGTGCTTCGTGAAGATCCGATCAATGGTATCAAG ATTCCGGGGCTGAAAGAAATGAGCGTGCACAATCTACAAGAAACGATGGATCTATTACGTCAGGGTTCGGTAGGAAGGACGACTGGTGCTACGGCTATGAACAGTCAATCGAGCAGATCTCATGCTATATTCACTATACACGTCGACCAATTCAACAAACTAGATCA gaatgatATTTGGAAGGCTAAATTTCATCTGGTCGACTTGGCTGGTTCTGAAAGGGTGAAGAAGACAATGGCCACTGGGGATAGATTTAAAGAAG GTGTAAATATTAACAAGGGTTTGCTGATGTTGGGTAACGTAATTAGTGCTTTGGGTTGTGAAAGAGGAAAATCAACTCATATTCCATACAGAGATAGTAAACTGACTCGTCTTTTACAAG ATTCCCTCGGTGGAAACAGTCATACATTGATGATTGCCTGTGTAAGTCCAGCAGATAATAACATGGAGGAGACTCTGAACACGCTGCGATACGCCGACAGAGCACGCAAAATCAAGAATAAACCAGTTGTCAATCGCGATCCTCAAGCAGCTGAAATTCTTCGCCTGAGACAATTA GTTCAAGAACTACAAATGAGGAACATTACTGTAGATTTAAGCTCGAACAGCGAAGTGACTGAGAAACCCGGGACCTCACATTACAGTAGTAATAGTAATCTGGGCAAGTTGAAATCACTAGAG GAAGAGAATATGAAGTTGTCTCATGAACTTCAGTTAGCCGTCGCACAGAATGCGGTCATGTGTGAAAAAGTGATAAATCTCGAGATGACACGCGACACTTTAAACGAAAAGATAAAGAGTTTAAGAAACCAAGCTCA GGTGGATATTCATGCCCtgaattcatcattgataaACGGTGATACGACACAAATGAATGAACAACTAGAACGAATAAAAGGAATCCAAACTCAGATTAGTGAATTACAG AATACTTCAGTgcctgaaataaaattgacaGATGAAACTATGAATGACCAG ATAAGTCATAATTACACTGTTAGTGACTCTAAAAACCATGCTTTGAGACAAGCAGAACTATCGCGAAAACTTCAAGAACTTAATAAACTGTTAGCTACGAAACAAGAACTGGCTGATCAAATATCTTTGAACGATAGTCATATGGATGATATGAGAACTAAGTATGAG GAAACTATGAAACAATTGGAGGAGAATGTAACAAAGTTGCAAGCTGAAAAGGTCCAACTGGAGTTTGAACTAAAGCAGGCAAAAGCAAATACATCATCAAACAA GGTTGCTGAAAACCGTCGAAAAAGACTTCAAGAGCTCGAAGCAGAACTTCAAAAGTTGCGTAAAAAGATAGCGGAACAAAATAAGctcgtaaaaatgaaagaacaATCAGATAAACAAGTTAAAAAGCTTGATATCGATATCAAA GGCTTAAAAGTGCATAGAGTTAAATTGATGAAACAAATGAAAGAAGAGGGCGATAATTTCCGCAAATGGAAACAAGAAAAAGATAGAGAAGTGATGCAACTCAAAGCGAAA GATAGAAAACGTGAATATCAGATCGCGAAGTTAGTTCAACGAAATGAACAACAGAAGAAAGTGTTGCAACGTAAATCAGAAGAA gcaGCTGCTGCCAATAGGAGACTAAAAGAGGCTTTGAATAAACAGCAGCGCACTCTTGAGGAGAAACGATCAACTAAATCCGAGGCCGGTAGTATTGGTACTAGAATAAGG AAATGGCTGAATGAAGAGATCGAGGTTTTAGTGAGCGTTGAAGAGGCAcaacatcatttgaatgaattacGAGAAGATCGTAAAGAATTAACGAATCAGTTGCAGGCACTGAATGAAAGACAAGATACAATAAACACAGAACCACCACCTTCTAAA AGAAAAACTATTGATGGAAGAAATGAACACGGACAgtctaatgataataatatcggCAAACAAATAACTGATATCAAACAAGACATTGATCTCAG AAATGCTCAAATACAAGATTTACAGCAAAAAATCCTCGATGCTGATCAAG atgatgataaaaataagTCGCGTTGGTCAAATGTGAATTCAATGCTCGAGGCAAAATGTGCGATGAAGCATCTTCTTCAAAAT TGTGTAACAACAACTGGAGAAAACGCCAGATTAAAAAGCCAAATAGCTAATCTCGTATCCGCGAAGTCAGAAGCGTGTCGAAACTCCGCAAAACTAGAGGAGCAACTGAAACTCGCAGAACAAGAACACCACGAAAACCTTCTGATTTTACAACGAGACAATGAACAAAag ATGTTATACCTGCTATGCGAATTGAAGTCAGAAAAAAGTGCAATGAACAATCAATCTTCAGATGAAGCATTGAAAATGCGGTGTCAAATTCAG GAAGAAGCGATCGAAAAACTGAAAGATTTACACGACGAATTACAGAAAAAAACAGCTGAATGTGAACTTCTTAAAAAGGTGGACATTCACGAAATCGCTGCATGTTAA
- the LOC141901548 gene encoding protein-glutamine gamma-glutamyltransferase 4-like, with amino-acid sequence MYTRAYIGNPAASSFDWWRLFDSRNYSNYSSGNNRRNNVFSYFPRNHFRRRAPAELITEEVRARHNDADKPKPKIEGILKAESVDLNRNENRAAHNTSKYMHKNLIVRRGQSFKIDVTFNRKYNPEKDKISLKFVTGPRPKPTKGTLVRVQTTDDLPDGDWGIKIFSTDGKVVKLEVMTPNICIVAPWSIYVVTKFEDKSDEMNIYRFKVEDDIYVLFNPWNKDDQVYMEGDDEKDEYVLNDTGRIWKGAKKGRYYSMPWNFGQFEEVCLNAAMHLLEISDLNDHSQGNATLVVRVLSALVNSNDNDGGILTGNWSGKYDAGTAPYKWVGSVKIMKQYMERKSAVKFGQCWVFSGVMTTVCRALGIPTRSVTNFKSAHDTDGSMSIDYHWDKFSGDAVEFLNDSIWNYHVWNESWFRRPDLPPGYDGWQAHDATPQELSEGVMQCGPAPLTAIKQGDVYVGYDTKFIFAEVNGDKVHWFVDVYDDYSLEVRRISHRAVGRSVSTKAVGSNSRQDITSEYKFPDGSEEEQATLGRAYQHSSKQKLLAVPEGEKNDVLFELEDDEAANGDMTFSLKMENISTDKRTVNITMSVAATYYTGLPGERIKQLKDTVSVNSYEVKHLKMELPVLEYMNKLNDDAEMKVFCCAKVEETGYVFVEDEVYDIDKEDLTVEASQQTPKVGDEFDVKISFKNKLSIPLHGGVIEVESPGIIRDDLIINIDSPVEPGALLVKNVTLKPMYDGKREIICSFNSNELKNITGSVGVVVLKKE; translated from the exons ATGTATACTCGCGCTTATATTGGAAATCCTGCGGCCTCGTCGTTCGACTG GTGGAGATTATTCGATAGTCGAAATTACAGCAACTATTCATCAGGGAACAATCGAAggaataatgtattttcatattttcctcGCAATCACTTCAGAAGACGCGCACCTGCCGAACTGATAACTGAAGAGGTTCGAGCGCGTCATAACGATGCCGATAAACCGAAACCAAAAATTG AAGGTATTTTGAAAGCGGAATCGGTGGATCTGAATCGCAACGAAAATAGAGCTGCGCACAACACTTCAAAATACATGCATAAAAACCTGATCGTAAGACGTGGACAGAGTTTTAAAATAGATGTCACTTTCAATAGAAAATACAATCCAGAAAAGGACAAAATATCCCTGAAATTTGTAACGG GACCTCGTCCGAAGCCGACGAAAGGAACTCTTGTCCGCGTACAGACGACCGATGACTTACCAGACGGAGATTGGGGAATAAAGATCTTTTCTACCGATGGCAAAGTCGTTAAGCTCGAAGTAATGACACCGAATATCTGTATCGTTGCTCCGTGGTCCATTTACGTCGTGACGAAATTCGAGGATAAATCAGACGAAATGAACATTTATAGATTCAAAGTTGAAGACGATATTTACGTCCTGTTTAATCCATGGAATAAGG ATGACCAGGTTTATATGGAAGGCGACGATGAAAAGGATGAGTATGTTTTAAACGACACTGGTCGTATATGGAAAGGGGCGAAGAAAGGAAGATACTACAGTATGCCGTGGAACTTTGGACAG TTTGAAGAGGTTTGCCTCAATGCAGCCATGCATCTTCTAGAAATATCAGATCTCAATGACCATTCTCAGGGAAACGCCACACTAGTGGTCCGAGTACTCTCCGCTCTG gtaaatagtaatgataatgatggtgGTATATTGACTGGGAATTGGAGCGGGAAATATGATGCAGGAACAGCTCCGTACAAATGGGTCGGAAGTGTGAAAATTATGAAGCAGTACATGGAAAGAAAATCGGCAGTAAAATTCGGTCAGTGTTGGGTATTTTCCGGCGTCATGACTACAG TTTGTCGAGCTTTAGGAATTCCGACTCGAAGCGTGACGAATTTCAAATCGGCTCACGATACCGACGGAAGTATGTCCATCGATTATCATTGGGATAAATTTTCCGGTGACGCCGTGGAGTTTCTCAACGattctatctg GAATTACCACGTGTGGAACGAATCATGGTTTCGAAGACCAGATTTACCGCCTGGCTACGATGGTTGGCAGGCTCACGATGCTACACCGCAAGAACTCTCCGAAG GTGTTATGCAATGTGGACCGGCACCATTAACCGCTATTAAGCAGGGAGACGTATACGTGGGTTACGATACCAAATTCATTTTTGCCGAAGTAAACGGCGATAAAGTTCATTGGTTTGTTGATGTATACGACGACTATTCGTTGGAGGTAAGGCGTATAAGCCATCGAGCCGTCGGTAGAAGTGTCAGTACTAAAGCGGTGGGCAGCAATTCACGACAAGACATCACATCGGAATATAAATTTCCAGATG GCTCCGAGGAGGAACAGGCAACTCTGGGACGAGCGTACCAGCACAGCAGTAAACAAAAATTACTGGCCGTACCGGAAGGCGAAAAAAACGATGTCCTATTTGAATTGGAGGACGATGAAGCGGCAAACGGTGATATGACATTCTCGTTAAAAATGGAGAATATATCGACTGATAAACGAACTGTGAACATTACGATGTCAGTAGCGGCGACGTATTACACAGGTTTACCAGGAGAACGAATCAAACAGCTGAAGGATACTGTGTCTGTGAATTCGTATGAGG TTAAACACTTAAAAATGGAATTACCGGTGctggaatatatgaataaactaAATGACGATGCCGAAATGAAAGTTTTCTGTTGTGCCAAAGTAGAAGAAACTGGATACGTCTTCGTCGAAGACGAAGTTTATGACATTGACAAAGAAGATTTGACGGTTGAG GCTTCTCAGCAGACACCGAAGGTCGGCGATGAATTCGACGTTAAAATAAGTTTCAAGAATAAATTATCGATTCCACTGCACGGTGGAGTTATAGAAGTGGAATCTCCAGGGATTATCCGTGATGATTTGATCATCAATATCGA TTCGCCAGTAGAACCCGGTGCTTTGCTCGTCAAAAACGTTACGTTGAAACCGATGTATGACGGCAAGCGTGAAATaatttgcagttttaattcgaacgagttgaaaaatattacaggGTCAGTCGGTGTAGTAGTGCTTAAGAAAGAATAA